A region of Veillonellaceae bacterium DNA encodes the following proteins:
- a CDS encoding helix-turn-helix domain-containing protein: MLDQIASYLYQGVTITQAAENLHMSRITFRKWVLRYKEEGFKGLRPRQHLSYYSNQMKIQAVKEYLKGGVSMLSVCAKYRISGTLSLKTWIEAYNEHKLTDLVSEGGDLMGKRQQSVKEERVRIVQECIASGCDYNKIAKKYNMSYQTLYTWVKKFKEMGEVGLEDYRGKPIRLQTPRTEEEQLRQENARLLEEQKDLIAEIALLKKKMEIEERLRSSKDSALLTFSEILKP, translated from the coding sequence ATGTTAGACCAGATTGCTTCATATCTCTATCAGGGTGTTACGATTACCCAGGCAGCTGAAAATCTTCATATGAGCCGCATAACATTCAGGAAATGGGTCCTCCGGTATAAAGAGGAGGGCTTTAAGGGATTGCGGCCCAGGCAGCATTTGTCTTACTACTCCAATCAGATGAAGATCCAGGCCGTAAAGGAATATCTTAAAGGCGGTGTTTCCATGCTTTCCGTCTGTGCCAAATACAGAATTTCCGGCACACTCTCCCTTAAAACATGGATTGAGGCGTATAATGAGCATAAGTTGACAGACCTCGTTTCTGAAGGAGGAGATCTTATGGGCAAACGCCAGCAATCGGTCAAGGAAGAGCGAGTCAGAATCGTTCAGGAGTGCATCGCCAGTGGATGCGATTATAACAAGATAGCCAAGAAGTACAACATGTCCTACCAAACGCTCTACACATGGGTAAAAAAGTTCAAGGAAATGGGCGAAGTTGGTCTTGAGGATTACAGAGGAAAGCCGATCAGGCTCCAAACGCCCCGGACCGAAGAAGAACAGCTGCGTCAGGAGAATGCCAGACTTCTTGAAGAACAGAAGGATCTTATAGCAGAGATTGCCCTGCTAAAAAAAAAGATGGAGATAGAGGAAAGGTTGCGTTCCTCGAAGGATTCAGCCTTACTCACCTTCTCAGAGATTTTAAAGCCATAA
- a CDS encoding IS3 family transposase, with protein sequence MESLCRLSKVSRAAYYGWLNHIKSGRELLREKVAQEVMKTHQEYPDMGYRRINDWIKKDDNININVSDSLVLRIMRILNIKSVIKYKTDGCTRNAKDPKYIFENLLNRDFDAGVSNARWMTDVTEFKYTTADGVLHKLYLSAIIDGHDRRIVSYVIGDRNNTALAFETMEKALKENPGEHPMIHTDRGFQYTSNGFHKIVEKAGLVHSMSRVGCCADNGLMEGFWGMLKRERYYTRKFTSRKAVVSMINGYIYFYNNKRIQRKLHLLAPMEVFNAAPMAA encoded by the coding sequence ATAGAAAGTCTCTGCCGACTCTCAAAGGTCTCCCGGGCAGCTTATTACGGATGGCTGAATCATATTAAGAGCGGCCGTGAACTGCTGAGAGAAAAGGTCGCACAGGAGGTCATGAAAACCCATCAGGAATATCCGGATATGGGATACCGCCGGATTAACGATTGGATCAAGAAGGATGACAACATCAATATAAATGTAAGCGACAGTCTGGTTCTTCGTATCATGCGGATACTTAATATTAAGTCCGTGATCAAGTACAAGACCGATGGTTGCACTCGTAACGCAAAGGATCCAAAGTACATTTTTGAAAACCTGCTGAACCGTGACTTTGATGCCGGCGTGTCCAATGCAAGATGGATGACGGATGTCACTGAATTCAAGTACACAACTGCTGATGGAGTTTTGCACAAGTTATATTTAAGCGCGATTATTGACGGCCATGATCGTCGGATTGTCTCTTATGTCATCGGCGACAGGAACAATACTGCACTGGCTTTTGAGACAATGGAAAAGGCACTTAAAGAGAATCCTGGAGAACATCCAATGATTCATACCGACCGCGGATTCCAGTATACAAGCAACGGATTCCATAAGATTGTTGAAAAAGCAGGACTGGTTCACAGCATGTCCCGTGTAGGCTGCTGTGCAGACAACGGTCTGATGGAAGGGTTCTGGGGAATGCTGAAGCGCGAACGTTACTACACACGTAAATTCACCAGCCGTAAAGCAGTGGTAAGCATGATCAACGGCTACATCTACTTCTACAACAACAAACGCATTCAGCGCAAATTACATCTTTTAGCTCCAATGGAAGTATTCAACGCAGCTCCAATGGCTGCATGA
- a CDS encoding nucleoside phosphorylase, which yields MPLFTDFDPEEGLISPGFEKLGLALPEYAVMAFLSERHIQSFAEAHEGYQAGKFMSLTKNFPVWVVKIGEEEVTLIQAPAGAPAAVLMEERLFAYGTEKLLAVGCCGALTDLPENTFLPVREAFRDEGTSFHYLPESDSIVLDEEPLAHIEEIFAKRNIPCMPCTVWTTDAFFRETKEKIEQVKEAGCQAVDMECSALAACARFRGKTFAQILFTADTLASMRHDERNWGKDSRNASLALAMEAVLGM from the coding sequence ATGCCGCTTTTCACTGATTTTGATCCGGAAGAAGGGCTCATCAGCCCGGGCTTTGAGAAACTGGGCCTTGCCCTTCCCGAATACGCCGTCATGGCATTTCTTTCTGAAAGACATATCCAGTCCTTCGCCGAAGCACACGAAGGATATCAGGCAGGGAAATTCATGTCGCTGACAAAGAACTTCCCCGTCTGGGTCGTAAAAATAGGAGAAGAAGAAGTCACCCTCATCCAGGCCCCGGCCGGAGCACCGGCTGCCGTCCTCATGGAAGAGCGCCTCTTTGCCTACGGTACAGAGAAACTCCTCGCCGTCGGCTGCTGCGGCGCCCTCACCGACCTTCCCGAGAACACCTTCCTTCCCGTCCGGGAAGCCTTCCGGGATGAAGGCACCTCCTTCCACTACCTCCCCGAATCCGACTCCATCGTCCTCGATGAAGAACCGCTCGCGCATATAGAGGAAATCTTTGCCAAAAGAAATATCCCCTGCATGCCCTGCACCGTCTGGACCACCGACGCCTTCTTCCGCGAAACGAAGGAAAAGATCGAACAGGTGAAAGAAGCCGGCTGCCAGGCCGTCGATATGGAATGCAGCGCCCTTGCCGCCTGCGCCAGATTCAGAGGAAAGACCTTCGCCCAGATCCTCTTCACCGCAGACACCTTAGCCTCCATGAGGCACGATGAAAGAAACTGGGGAAAAGACAGCAGAAACGCCTCCCTCGCACTCGCCATGGAAGCCGTACTGGGGATGTAG
- a CDS encoding glycerophosphodiester phosphodiesterase family protein, protein MFDFQAHRGGRDARPENTLYSYLYGMEIGANIECDMQLARDGIVMSHNPVLNPDITRDIHGSYLRTGIYDIRLMTIEEIKSFDVGAINPESEYFGLHGSQTTLHAKIPTLEEMFQLAADTGHNTTEFNIETKSYPDPQSPFYENNADPHKFVDEFLRIVRKYKMEKRVILQSFDWRTLRIMKDEAPEIRTSALYQLSPDSPVDGDTIHMTRMEPSPWLAGLSIHDYSGHIAACAYAAGADILSPNFREFTEKDAYEAHELGMKILPWTVNSRNDMLETIEKGADGIISDRPWILRELLERRGIPLRPLSPSPESPYHIEGTML, encoded by the coding sequence GCATGGAAATCGGAGCCAACATCGAGTGCGACATGCAGCTCGCGCGCGACGGCATCGTCATGAGCCACAATCCGGTCCTGAATCCGGATATCACAAGAGATATCCACGGTTCCTACCTTCGGACGGGCATCTATGACATCCGTTTGATGACCATCGAGGAAATCAAGTCCTTTGACGTTGGCGCCATCAACCCGGAGAGCGAGTACTTCGGCCTTCACGGCTCGCAGACTACGCTCCACGCCAAAATCCCGACGCTTGAAGAAATGTTCCAGCTTGCGGCCGATACCGGCCACAACACAACAGAATTCAATATAGAAACGAAATCGTATCCGGATCCGCAGAGCCCTTTCTATGAGAACAATGCAGACCCGCACAAATTTGTCGACGAATTTCTCCGCATCGTACGCAAGTACAAGATGGAGAAACGCGTCATCCTGCAGTCCTTCGACTGGAGGACGCTGCGCATCATGAAGGACGAGGCGCCGGAAATCCGGACGTCCGCCCTCTACCAGCTGTCCCCCGATAGTCCGGTCGACGGGGATACCATCCACATGACACGGATGGAACCTTCGCCGTGGCTGGCAGGCCTTTCCATCCACGACTACAGCGGCCACATCGCCGCCTGCGCCTATGCAGCGGGAGCTGATATCCTCTCGCCGAACTTCCGGGAATTCACGGAAAAAGATGCTTACGAAGCACATGAACTGGGCATGAAGATCCTGCCCTGGACCGTGAACTCGAGGAACGACATGCTGGAAACGATTGAAAAAGGCGCTGATGGCATCATTTCCGACCGCCCGTGGATCTTAAGAGAGCTTCTGGAACGAAGGGGCATCCCCCTCCGTCCGCTTTCGCCCTCGCCTGAGAGCCCGTACCACATCGAAGGCACCATGCTGTAA